A stretch of the Actinomyces qiguomingii genome encodes the following:
- a CDS encoding hemagglutinin: MVSFLVTLLLGLHVMNTLDTAPASPTPAVYSEPAAINPDMTGFDAERIIDDEVFYDSTTMTAAEITSFINTVNEDCQTGADGTPCLAEAAFDTEDREATTACPGGYAAARAETAAQIISQVATSCDINPRVLLVLLHKEQGLLTASGASLTARRYEAATGYACPDGQECDAEYAGFFRQVYGAASQFQNYRLDPDGFQVVAGTTTRLAYSPNSMCGDGELTVANQATAGLYNYTPFQANAAAASGGDECTSWGNWNFYGYYRALFGDPTPSTAD; this comes from the coding sequence ATGGTCTCCTTCCTGGTTACCCTGCTGCTCGGCCTGCATGTCATGAACACCCTGGACACAGCCCCGGCGTCACCCACTCCCGCCGTGTACAGCGAACCCGCCGCCATCAATCCCGATATGACCGGCTTCGACGCCGAGCGCATCATCGACGACGAGGTCTTCTACGACTCCACCACCATGACCGCCGCGGAGATCACCTCATTCATTAACACGGTGAACGAGGATTGCCAGACCGGCGCGGACGGGACCCCGTGCCTGGCCGAAGCCGCCTTCGACACCGAGGACCGCGAGGCTACCACCGCCTGCCCCGGCGGATACGCCGCCGCACGGGCTGAGACGGCCGCCCAGATCATCTCCCAGGTGGCCACTTCCTGCGACATCAACCCGCGCGTGCTACTCGTTCTGCTGCACAAGGAACAGGGACTCCTCACCGCCTCGGGCGCATCCCTGACGGCGCGACGCTATGAGGCAGCCACCGGTTACGCCTGTCCCGACGGGCAGGAATGCGACGCCGAGTACGCCGGCTTCTTCCGCCAGGTATACGGCGCCGCCTCCCAGTTCCAGAACTATCGACTCGACCCGGACGGATTCCAGGTGGTGGCCGGTACGACGACTCGGCTGGCCTATTCGCCCAACTCCATGTGCGGGGACGGAGAGCTGACGGTCGCCAACCAGGCGACGGCAGGCCTATACAACTACACGCCCTTCCAGGCCAATGCGGCGGCCGCCTCCGGTGGTGACGAATGCACCAGCTGGGGCAACTGGAACTTCTACGGCTACTACCGCGCGCTCTTCGGCGACCCGACGCCGTCGACCGCAGATTAA